Proteins co-encoded in one Ralstonia sp. RRA genomic window:
- a CDS encoding fructose-specific PTS transporter subunit EIIC: MANLLAILGADGRTTRAMLAGAALRHAARESGCKLDVDVRSPDTLPTVDTKALSTADAVVWAGVSPDNAARQANPRTIEVTIDEVLDNARAVLERMVHGAPAPVAHITPKRIVAITSCPTGIAHTFMAAEALTQAAAALGHAIHVETQGSVGAQNTLSADAIANADLVLIAADTQVDVSRFGGKRVFRAGTKAAIHDGQTLIRRALDEATAEAATTGSANTANAAAPAEQQRTGPYKHLMTGVSFMLPFVVAGGILIALSFALGGIYVTEASASGTLGGALFQIGAKSAFALMVPALAGYIAYSIASRPGIAPGMVGGMLAASLGAGFLGGIVAGFVAGYGTDALNRWLKLPRNLEGLKPVLILPVLGCLLTGLVMLYVVGAPVAALLGSLTHWLRGMQGANAVPLGALLGGMMAFDMGGPINKAAYAFSTGLIGAQVYTPMAATMAAGMTPPLGIALAAWLFPSRFTSDERQAARATAVLGLAFISEGAIPYAARDPLRVIPALVIGSACAGALSMLFGVELRVPHGGAFVLPIPNAVTHLGGYVIALVAGTVITAVLLAVMKRRVAEAS; encoded by the coding sequence ATGGCAAACCTGTTGGCAATTCTCGGCGCAGACGGCCGCACCACGCGCGCGATGCTCGCCGGCGCCGCGCTGCGCCACGCCGCGCGCGAATCCGGCTGCAAGCTCGACGTGGATGTGCGCAGCCCCGACACCCTGCCCACGGTCGATACCAAGGCGCTCTCGACCGCCGATGCCGTCGTGTGGGCGGGCGTCTCTCCGGACAACGCCGCGCGCCAGGCCAACCCGCGCACGATCGAGGTCACGATCGACGAGGTGCTCGACAATGCGCGCGCCGTGCTCGAACGCATGGTGCACGGCGCGCCGGCCCCGGTCGCCCACATAACGCCAAAGCGCATCGTCGCCATCACCTCGTGCCCGACCGGGATCGCGCATACCTTCATGGCGGCTGAAGCGTTGACGCAAGCCGCGGCCGCGCTCGGCCACGCCATCCACGTGGAAACGCAAGGCTCGGTGGGGGCGCAGAACACGCTGTCTGCCGACGCCATTGCGAATGCCGATCTCGTCTTGATTGCCGCGGACACGCAGGTCGACGTGTCGCGCTTTGGCGGCAAGCGCGTCTTCCGTGCCGGCACCAAGGCGGCCATCCACGACGGACAGACGCTGATCCGCCGCGCGCTGGACGAAGCCACGGCGGAAGCCGCCACCACCGGGTCGGCCAACACGGCCAACGCCGCCGCCCCCGCCGAACAACAGCGCACCGGCCCGTACAAGCACCTGATGACTGGCGTGTCGTTCATGCTGCCCTTCGTGGTGGCGGGCGGCATTTTGATTGCGCTGTCCTTTGCGCTCGGCGGCATCTACGTGACCGAGGCATCGGCAAGCGGCACGCTGGGCGGCGCGCTGTTCCAGATCGGTGCCAAGTCGGCCTTTGCGCTGATGGTGCCAGCGCTGGCCGGGTACATCGCGTACTCGATCGCCAGCCGGCCCGGCATTGCACCTGGCATGGTCGGCGGCATGCTGGCGGCCAGTCTGGGGGCAGGTTTTCTTGGCGGCATCGTGGCGGGCTTCGTGGCCGGCTACGGCACGGATGCGCTCAACCGCTGGCTGAAGCTGCCGCGCAATCTGGAGGGGCTCAAGCCCGTGCTGATCCTGCCCGTGCTGGGCTGCCTGCTCACCGGGCTAGTGATGCTGTATGTGGTGGGCGCGCCGGTTGCGGCATTGCTTGGCTCGCTCACCCACTGGCTGCGCGGCATGCAGGGCGCAAACGCCGTCCCGCTGGGGGCGCTGCTGGGCGGCATGATGGCATTCGACATGGGTGGCCCCATCAACAAGGCGGCCTATGCCTTCAGCACGGGCCTGATCGGCGCGCAGGTCTACACCCCGATGGCGGCCACCATGGCCGCCGGCATGACGCCGCCGCTGGGCATTGCGCTGGCAGCGTGGCTGTTCCCCTCGCGCTTTACCAGCGACGAGCGCCAGGCTGCCCGCGCGACGGCCGTGCTGGGCCTCGCCTTCATCAGCGAGGGCGCGATCCCCTATGCGGCGCGTGACCCGCTGCGGGTGATTCCCGCCCTTGTGATCGGCTCGGCGTGCGCGGGGGCACTGTCGATGCTGTTCGGGGTGGAGTTGCGTGTACCGCATGGCGGCGCCTTCGTGCTGCCGATTCCGAATGCCGTCACGCACCTGGGCGGCTACGTGATCGCGCTGGTGGCCGGCACCGTCATCACGGCGGTGCTGCTGGCGGTGATGAAGCGCCGCGTTGCCGAGGCAAGCTGA
- the pfkB gene encoding 1-phosphofructokinase, with protein MSTKTSTSASARIVTVTLNPAIDMTVGLDHLERGRVNLGRSVTHQAGGKGVNVAGCLADWQVPVVATGLLGDANAELFEALFARKGVLDGFCRVPGSNRTNIKISDASDGQTTDINLPGIDATPADVEALCKRIDSIADVAGVALCGSLAGGLPADTYAQLLARLNQRGVRTLLDTSGAPLAQALAAPRDALPTAVKPNRHELELWAGTTLPTLTDVVNAARGIHARGVAQVIVSLGEDGALFVTADGTWQASLPPVRAASTVGAGDAMVAGVLAGWHAGASTEDTVRLSVAFAACKLQRLGPHLPAPAQVREQAAAVRMQRVA; from the coding sequence ATGAGTACGAAGACAAGTACAAGCGCAAGCGCACGCATCGTCACCGTGACCCTCAACCCGGCCATCGACATGACGGTCGGGCTGGACCACCTCGAACGCGGCCGCGTCAACCTCGGCCGCAGCGTCACGCACCAGGCCGGCGGCAAGGGCGTCAACGTGGCCGGCTGCCTGGCCGACTGGCAAGTGCCCGTGGTGGCCACCGGTCTGCTGGGCGACGCCAATGCGGAGTTGTTCGAAGCGCTGTTCGCGCGCAAGGGCGTGCTCGACGGCTTCTGCCGCGTGCCGGGCAGCAACCGCACCAACATCAAGATCAGCGATGCCTCCGACGGGCAGACCACCGACATCAACCTCCCCGGCATCGACGCCACGCCAGCGGATGTGGAAGCCCTGTGCAAACGCATCGATTCCATCGCTGACGTGGCAGGCGTTGCGCTGTGCGGCAGCTTGGCCGGCGGGCTGCCCGCCGACACCTATGCACAGCTGCTTGCACGATTGAACCAACGTGGCGTGCGCACCCTGCTCGACACCAGCGGCGCACCGCTCGCGCAGGCGCTGGCCGCACCACGCGATGCCCTGCCGACGGCCGTCAAGCCGAACCGGCACGAGCTGGAACTGTGGGCCGGCACCACGCTGCCCACGCTGACAGACGTCGTCAACGCCGCACGCGGCATCCACGCGCGCGGGGTCGCACAGGTCATCGTCTCCCTGGGTGAAGATGGCGCACTGTTCGTCACCGCAGACGGCACCTGGCAGGCCAGCTTGCCCCCCGTGCGCGCCGCCAGCACCGTCGGCGCGGGCGATGCCATGGTGGCCGGCGTGCTGGCCGGCTGGCATGCCGGCGCCAGCACCGAAGACACCGTGCGCCTGTCCGTGGCCTTTGCCGCCTGCAAGCTGCAGCGCCTGGGGCCCCACCTGCCGGCACCCGCGCAGGTGCGCGAACAAGCCGCCGCAGTCCGCATGCAACGCGTGGCCTGA
- a CDS encoding ABC transporter substrate-binding protein: protein MQARSITRRLAAFVVSAIGITTMAAASTAQAETGVTNDTIIVGQSVPMSGPAAQLGQQLNRGAKLYFNAVNAAGGVNGRKIELKVLDDFYEPDAAARNTKTLIDDTKVFALFGYVGTPTSLAALKLATPAGVPFFAPYSGAMALREPFARNVFHVRASYNDETAAIVQQIHTTGLKRIAVVYNDDAYGKAGIEGVQRALKLPAGQGVALVAQATVARNTTDVKAAISTVLAQKPDAIVAISAYQTVAALVKGAQEQGYAGQFYNVSFVGTKALADTLGKAGGGVVISQVMPYPYSGASPVVRDYQKLLKAEGITDFDYGSIEGYVAARVFVEGLKRAGRDLTREKFIGALESMGNYDVGGFNVNFSPSNHVGSKFVEMTIINSSGQVIR, encoded by the coding sequence ATGCAGGCACGCAGCATCACGCGTCGGCTGGCGGCGTTCGTAGTCAGCGCCATCGGCATCACAACAATGGCAGCCGCAAGTACGGCACAGGCAGAAACCGGCGTCACCAACGACACCATCATCGTCGGCCAATCCGTGCCGATGAGCGGCCCAGCCGCCCAGCTTGGGCAGCAGTTGAACCGCGGTGCCAAGCTGTACTTCAACGCCGTCAACGCGGCGGGCGGCGTCAACGGCCGCAAGATCGAGCTGAAGGTGCTCGACGACTTCTATGAACCCGACGCCGCCGCGCGCAATACCAAGACGCTGATCGACGACACCAAGGTCTTCGCCCTGTTCGGCTACGTCGGTACGCCGACCAGCCTGGCTGCGCTCAAGCTGGCCACGCCCGCAGGCGTGCCGTTCTTCGCGCCCTACTCCGGTGCGATGGCGCTGCGTGAGCCGTTTGCGCGCAACGTGTTCCACGTGCGTGCCAGCTACAACGACGAGACCGCCGCCATCGTCCAGCAGATCCACACGACCGGTCTCAAGCGCATTGCCGTGGTCTACAACGACGATGCCTACGGCAAGGCCGGCATCGAGGGCGTACAACGCGCACTGAAGCTGCCCGCCGGACAGGGCGTGGCGCTGGTCGCGCAAGCCACCGTGGCGCGCAACACCACGGACGTGAAGGCGGCCATCAGCACCGTGCTGGCGCAAAAGCCGGACGCCATCGTCGCCATCAGTGCGTATCAGACCGTGGCCGCGCTCGTGAAGGGTGCGCAGGAACAGGGCTATGCGGGCCAGTTCTACAACGTGTCGTTTGTGGGCACCAAGGCTCTGGCCGACACACTGGGCAAGGCCGGCGGCGGCGTGGTCATCTCGCAGGTGATGCCGTATCCGTATAGCGGAGCGTCGCCGGTGGTGCGCGATTACCAGAAGCTGCTCAAGGCCGAGGGCATTACCGATTTCGACTACGGCAGCATCGAGGGCTATGTCGCCGCACGCGTGTTTGTGGAAGGCCTCAAGCGCGCAGGGCGCGACCTCACGCGCGAGAAGTTCATCGGCGCGCTGGAGTCGATGGGCAACTACGATGTGGGCGGGTTCAACGTCAACTTCTCGCCGAGCAACCATGTCGGGTCGAAGTTCGTCGAGATGACGATCATCAATTCGAGTGGGCAGGTGATTCGCTGA